Within Topomyia yanbarensis strain Yona2022 chromosome 2, ASM3024719v1, whole genome shotgun sequence, the genomic segment AAGGTCGGATGCTACCGAGAAAATCTCAATTTTAACGATATCATCCGATCTGACATTTACATTGTCCGCTTTTGGCAGCCCTTCCCATGGCTGCAACAGCAATGAATGACTTGTTGCGCGACATTAATTGAGTATCCTACTGAGAGTGTTCCCGCGGGAGTGACTCCTCCGCAATGAGGTATATATAAGtatggcagaacacacggtttgctagtgttggcaatcaaaaatatgtaaacaatccagaagcacaacgggtcgacgtcatagcggtcacacgattcaatgggagcggaacgaccggtatgacgaaagcaagtcgatttatactgtgatcactcacaccactcatgtaaaattcatcttacgaataccaaagtgccatcttcgccagacctgtatatacgGCATTGACTCCTCCGTCCCAGACGTAAACGTCAGACATGGAGGACTACCACTCACACAGTTGACAGTACAGTATACCAAGGGTAGGACTTAGGATGGATTGGTGGAACTAATTGAGCAAATCTAGAGTGTTTTTTCCATTGTGGCAAAGCCAATAATCAATACTGCAACCAGCGGTTACAATTGTGGAACTCCTCCCGACATCGAGGAGACTTAAATACTTACGTTACAGTATGGGGTTGTTTTCTCAATGGTAATTGATCTAACTTACTCCACGCTCTTTGCTATGGCTTTAAGAATGCTTTATTGTCCATGACCACATATTAGTGCCACTTGTGTTTATATGAAACTGAGAAAATAAGCGCTAAAGTTTGCAAGTCCGCTCGTAGCTATCTTTAGCATTTCGGCAAGAGATCACTTAGAGGGCCCCTGAAAGAAACGCTAGCTCCGTTTGTAGGCGGAATATGCCATCAGATCATGTGGATTTCCCCCACAGTAAAGACAATTTTCAACATCTCTTTAAAAGGAATCATCCAAATGCTTCctaccgcatttcccacaacgaaccttattgcCATAATGGGAGGCTGTGTATTCCAGTTGGTTGCAATTAGAACAATTCATGGCTCGCAGCACAAAGGGGCGGACAGGTAAACGAATCTCGCAAAATAAAGAGATAAGAGTTTGAGTTGACATATGTTGTCTTCCCCTCACCTGCGACTGATGctaaatgcaaacgtttgcgGTCCAATATCTTCACTGGATGAAGAATTGAGTCTTCAACACAGCCAAACCCTTGTGTCAGAAGATCCGCGCAATtaaaactcgaatcggtgacaaCCCCATGAATTTCAACTCGATTggctggtacatatactcttTACTCCTTCTTTAAAGGTCCGTAACCAGCGAGATCTCTTGTCTCCttcaaactatttaccaccaccCCAAGCCTATTATGACGAATTTTCTATATTTCTGTCACGACCGAAAACCGCTCCACCAGAACTCAAGTAATCTGCAATAGAAtaaaacatttttgtctttggcCCGGAAAAAGATCGCTAAGGGCCCGGTGGAAAAGGATAAATACAATTTCTGCATGGAGTCGTTTTTATTTCGACATCCGTCTCACCGTGAGGTGAACCATTATCAGGGGAAGTTATTTTTACACGCTCCGATTGTCCAGTTCACATTGGTAAGAGAGACAAGAATGGGAAATGTAATATAATAGCGACACTTATCTTGCATAATGATGTCCAGGAAGCTCACAAGAGACGAAACACTGCTACTGCTCTGCTAGTCGATTAACGGTTAACGCGCCCACACAAAAGACGAAAAAATGTCTAAACCTCGAAGATGCGGTGAACACACAAGATTTTAATGAAGGGATGTCTGAGTTAGCTGTGGGGCCCAACAGCATTTGGTGATGAATCAGTAGTTGATTCCCACGaactttatttcattttttgcaaaataattattGGGTTTAGCTGAACAGTACGGTTGGAAGAATTTTAGTACATGATACGAGTCATTTTTAACTAGAAAATTCTAATTTTACATTTCATCTCTCGAAGAACACCAATTCTAACATTTGAacgagatagaaattaggtgtcttctacaaagttgttgaaGAAGCACTTTACAGCAATTCTTGTGTACATGTCCATATTCGATATCTCTTCCATTAAAAGTCACTGATAGCGTGAAATATGAAACTGAAATTTTGTAATCTAAATTTACTCATATCATGTACTGAAATCCTTCATGGGAATTGAATACTGATACATCGCCATGTGCTGTTAGGGCGCATGCAAAACTGGCTCAGGCTTAACTTTCTTAAAAGTTGAATAACTTCTCTTAAGGAAGTTGGGCTGGTTTGAAGTCTTCGACACAGTTGTAGGttataaaacgattttttttttcttattttcacttgctaATAGATGCACACTGTGGCACTTAGCGGTAAAAATGCAAATCTGTGCGCTTTCTCTATTAAAATTATCGAAAAACCCCATGCAAATTTCGAACAGCTAGACTAATCCGATTTTTGCTTCTAATTTGGAACAAAGACGCCTGGTAAGATCAGGAAGCAACTCAGGTGTTGTCCGATTGAGTTttcagaaattatttttttctgggcagtctaatgacCAGAGACTGAATAGATTCGACTTTACATTGTAAAATTATAAAAGCGCGTGTcacgaatcgttttgaatttcaaaattattaattatacttttattttcggtcgctcatatgtCATCCTTATCCAAAGTTTTCTCATGTCTATGCCAAACATTTGATTCTCATGTTCCTTGTTAGTTCTAGAAGAATGACTTCCCTGGAGTTCAATGACCAGTATTGACTCAAATCTATGATTGTTTTATTATACTTAATATGTACAGAACTTGCTGTCATCGGAGTTACAGGCGAGTGACTTTATGGGTTGTACAAAAATATGCCACATTAATAACGCAATTTTGATAGTGAACATATCTAGGAAGAACCCATGAAGGAAATTCTCATGTTTGATCGTAGAAGAAGTGTCGAAGAAGAGAGCGATGTGATACGGCATATTTCGAATGCTGTGTGAAATTTCGCACTATATGATTCGGAAAAAACGGACGACCTGTTCGATGCATGGTACACAGCATTCGGTTATGAGGTTCAATGCTTCAATAAACCACAAGTCCATACTACATTTGATTTCTAAGGTGTCTTATACAGTCAAGTTCCATTcgagaatgttttttttttgcgaaagtgTGATCTATCCTTTGAGAAACAGTCTATTTGGAATTAATTTCTCTATTGCAATAAACATAGCCGTTCCATGTATTCTATAGACGCATATAGATTGGCGGATACTTATACTTGAAAGCAGAAGCGAACCACTTGTTTTTAAGCAGATTGAAATATACCAAGTGGTGACACGAAATTTCGCAATAGACAAATTCGCCGATCTAATACCGGAGTATCTGTATGAAGTGGGGTATAAAAATCACTTTACAGTCAAATTTTAGTTCAGTATACGAAATAGTCATGAAACGATCAAGTTATTTTTGGTGGTTATTATACATATATTTGACCCTGGTAAGAAGTGAAATATTCCTATTCAAGAACAGGTGATAATCAGGTGACCCTTTTCCAGGTTACAGATTCGCACGCTCGACTTCGGAATTATGTGCCAGGAACGCTGCGCGTGCGGGATTCTGAACCCTACCCTGAGCAGCCATGTGATGGACGCCGGTTAACTGTGTGTTCTGGGTGCGATACTATTAGAATCTGCATTTACAAGGACCGAAATGACCTGAACCCAACGCTACCGTGTCCACAAGCCACCCCGTACTGTTCCATGTCATCGGGTAGCTCCTCGGCCACTTGTCAGACGAAGCCGGACACCAGTGTCATCGATTGTTCAGAAAACAGCATAGATTCATTCGTCTGCACGGGAACTGGATTCTACCCGGATCCGAGCTCCTGTGGAGTTTATCACTACTGTGAAGGAGAAGGTGCCATCTCGGATGACTACGATTGCCCGGAAGGGTATAAATATAGCAGTAAGGTCAATGCCTGTCAAAGATCGGCAGCGAAATGTGTTAATGTGAACTGTTCGAATAACGGGACTAGTGTGTTCACGGTTTATCCTGCGGATAAGTCTTATTACGCATTCTGCCAGTATGACTACGGAACAATACCACCCACATTCCAGAAGGCGTTTATTTTGTCTTGCGGCAAAGGATCCACCTTTAACCCATCGACTGAGAAGTGTGAATTCAAGTGTACTCGACAAGGATTGTTTGCTAATACTGCAAATCCGCAGCGGTATTTTCAGTGCTTCGTTCTCGGTGGTAGATACGTATATAAGGAACAAGTGTGCAAAACTGATAGGATATTCGATGATAAACTGAAACGCTGTGTTGAAGGTCCATCCATTTCTGTCACCTCAATACCGCCTACCACTACCACAACTGTACAATCGACATCCACGGTGACAAAAACATCGACAAACACGGTAACTGCAACCCTAACTGCAACTCTTACAACGACCGAAATTGCGATAGACACTGTAACGTCTACTATAACTCCAACCCTAACTGAAAGTGCTTCTTCCACGGTGACTATAACGAATACCCCAACACAAACTCAAAGTGCAACTTCCACTGTGACAGTAACCGAAATCGAAACGTCAACTGAAAGTGAAACATCCACAGCGACTGAAACCCTAACGCGCACTGAAAGTGCAACAATCACCTCGACCATCACTGAAACTCCAACAACAACTTTAACTGATGCTACCACTTCGACCATCTATGAAACTCCAACGACAACTATAATTGACACATCCACTGTGACCATAACCGGCACTTCCACTTCGACCGTACACGAAATCTTCGAAACTACGACAACTACTGTAACTGACATTTCCACTGCAACCATAACTGACACTTCGACCATCTTTGAAACTCCAACTACAACCTTAACTGACACTTCCACTTCGACCATAGTGGAAACACCAACAATTACTTTAACTGACACTTCTACTTCGACAATATTAATAACCCCAACAACTACTGTTATTGACACTGTCACTTCGACAATATTTGTCACTTCCACTTCGACCATCTTTGCAACTCCAACAACAACTATTATTGACACATCCACTTCGACCATAACTGACACTTCCACTTCGACCATTACAGACACCACGACCATCGTTGAAACTCCAACAACAACGTTAACTGACACTTCCACTTCGACAATATTTGAAACCCCAACAACAACTATAATTGACACATCCACTGTGACCATAACGGGCACTTCCACTTCGACCATACACGAAACCTTTGAAACTACAACAATTACTGTAACTGACATTTCCACTTCGAGCATAACTGACACTTCGACTATATTTGAAACAGCAACTACAACCTTAACTGACACTTCCACTTCGACCATATTTGAAACACCAACAACTACTTTAACCGACACTTCCACTATAACAATCGTTGAAACCCCAACAACTACTGTAATTGACACATCCACTGTGACCGAAACTGGCACTTCTACTTCAACCATTTTTGAAATCTTTGAAACTATCACAACAACTGTAACTGACACTTCCACTGAGACCATAACTGACACTTCCACTTCGACCATCTTTGAAACTCCAACAAGCACAATAATTGACACATCCACTTCGACCGTAACGGACACTTCGACTGTCCTTGTAACTACAACTGCCACTATAACAACCACATCGACTACAACATTGACTACGTCAGCTCGGGCAGCAATTCGCGCTAGTGTAACCTCTGTTGCTAGGCTCGATGCTGCCAGTTTGAAAACAACTGTCCGAGATACCTTAGTTCGTAAACCAGCCATTTTCTCGTCTAGCAACTGCTGATTGTAAAAGATTAGAAActgttaaatcgattttttgtgaAAGGAAACAAAACTCTTGTATGTGTAAGAATGATTGCACGTCAAATAAAAAACTgtattcgaaaaaattgaactcACGAAATTGATCACCAAAATGTTCCTTATGTCCTCTTCAAACTTTCTACCGAACAGACtagtttcaaaaacattttcacCGGGTTATCGTCCAGCATTCTAACGACAAGTCCAATATATCACAACCGCCATATTTTCGTGAACTGGAATATAATCCAGTTGGATCTAGTATCCTCgtgctcgtcatcaatgaaaacgcgtcagatatttcgcgtgagttaacaatttaataatttatgGTGTTGTTGAATtagataatcaaaaaaaaacatgagcGAAACAGAGAAGGAAAAGAAATCAAAGAAAATGCTCCCAAGCACAAAAATGGTCATCCCACAGCAAAGCAACCAcatgagccggaatgcacaacttccagtccacactctggcgacgatgaagacaccgaagaagtcattcgcaaaaaacaaaaccaaacgcagctgctgaaaaacacgttttttcgACATTTCCGcggttttataattttttacatCCTTTGTTACTGCCTCATTTACTTCCCTGAATGACTAATaaagcaacaacaacaaaaaatctcAACAATAGCAGCTGTCATGAAGTCAATGTAACAAACGTTGAACGAAAATAAAGCTAAACCAATTAGGTTTAACAttaaccgacataaccccactaattgagcacccgttgcattcgcactcacgcaagtaacaaagtaaacaaaccaccgagaattgtcaaacaggAACTTTCTTCGTCATGAGTTCATTCGGGCGTCATATTGTAGAACTCAATATCCTTTAGTCCATAGATGAACACTGACCGGTAGTTTAATATTGATTGTTTACATTTTGATTCAGTATTTTGGTTTAGTGTACTCTTACGGTTCGGTTGTTGTTTTGATTGCTCcagatattttattatttttgactaTTTTGTGAAGTTCTACTCGTTGGTTTTTCATTAATCGGCTTAGCGTTTTATttttaccaaatacaaatatgtattctaccaaaaactagaaaatttCCGATATTTTATATGAAAtttaaagattgaaaatccatttgcaatgttggaagatatatagctttgaaaaaacccatttttgttttgaaaatcgcctgtaactatgcaaacaaaagagttagaaacttcattgcttcggaaaaaatgtgtatttacaaaagttctaaaaacctatactacccatgatcgcatagttgtcccgttttctataggatttcctatctttatgggactgatatgcgatcatgggcagtatagaacaaagtattagcgagaaattaacacgtAAATAGATATTAAGAAAAAACTGgactaggggtctggttcgactcgaaaggtacttggggatgccatattcggtatctgaaacagaaatgccagcaaaggatcaactttcttcgtacaataaccggaacgtggtggggtgcccacccaggagacctaattaggttgtatcaaacaacgatactgtcggtactggaatacggatgcttctgctttcgatccgccgcgaacatacatttcatcaaactcgaaagaattcagtatcgttgtttgcgtatcgccttaaggtgcatgcagtcgacccatacgatgagtctcgaagtcctgttgggcgttctcccgctgaaaaatcgattttgggaactctcatatcgattgctcattcgatgcgatatcttgaacccgttggtgattgaaaatttcgaaaggcttgttgagttcaattctcagacccgttttatgtccctgtactttgactacatggcgcaaaatattaatccttcttcttacaatcccaaccgtgtgcatttcataaatacttctgaatctactgttttcttcgacacatccatgaaagatgagattattggaattccggaccatatacgcccacaagtggttccaaatattttttataataaattccgagaagtcgactgttctaagatgttttatactgacggatcaaacctcgaagggtccactggcttcggtattttcaattcaccgttcaccgcctcctacaaactacaagttcaccgcctcctacaaactcagtgaccctgcttcagtttacgccgcagaactagctgctattcagtatacccttggagtcattgacacattacccgcagaccattacttcatcgtctcggatagtctgaaatctattgacgctattcgctcgatgaaacatggaaagcattcctcgtattttttggggaaaatacgggagctactgagtgctttatctgacaaatctttccagattaccttggtgtgggtcccttctcattgctccattccgggcaatgagaaggcggactccttagctaaggtgggtgccattgaaggtgacgtttttgaaagaccaatttgcttccacgaatttttcagtattactcatcagagaaccctcgaaagttggcaaacctcgtggagcaatggggagctaggaaggtggctacattcgatagtccctaaggtatcgacgaaaccttggttcaaggggatggatgtgggtcgtgacttcattcgtgtgatgtcctgactcatggcgaaccattacacgctggatgcacatctccgacgtattgggctcgtggagagtggtatctgcgcttgtggcgacggttatcacgatatagagcacatagtctgggcgtgcaccgagtacagttccgccaggtctcggcttatggacaccctccgggcccgaggaagaccacccaacgtcccggttcgagatgtgttggcaagccgcgatgtcctctatatgtcccttatatacaccttcataaaaaccatcaatatccaactttaactgcccctttttccttatcattctcagaagcgctctcttccacctgtaccatacacccacgatggtttgatgcgactccaaggcgacacaaaacaatgagtcgaatgagccaacaaacacgggacctaaagcacgaacatcacacgcacaactcgaaatgtagccgatcaacatctgagccgcactacgaaatcgtctggagaaacccctgccatctcgagaacgaccacccggcgtcccagtacatgattcttcctgatgaagaccaccctgattctgtaatccatccgttgatctcccgaagtctgaaactgaaataatgttctccccctgccatgtttgtccaccctacttcccctgactcttatacacagaagtaacaccccttcaccccccccccccccaaatatcttcatgaagcatttagctcttcttgccttttctagttttaactattatattatatgacctcgttgaaaatgcccaactctactatcACATAAAATAAccctaattaatgtctccgaatctttacaaaattgaatcacgccctctaattatttctacttttaagatagtcgtaaaaattttcccccttagttaaacattatttgctccaataatctcattgctaaaaatgtcaaaccatattgccataaaaactaaatgacccctctaatcttacaaaaattatactacccccttgtgtatatgtatagctataaattagccttagtttaatttcaaaaatcaatatgtaagcccctagttttaagtaatttaaaatgtaaaacaaaacaaaattggcacctttaagctaacgcaaacctgccttatcaaataaacgaattgaaaaaaaaaaaattaagaaaaaactaatttttaaagaaccaccctaccttaaatattggaaaaatcataacacattaaccattagagatagccacatagtttcttcacaaaagttgcttcaatttgattgatttataactttatagaatattatgtagctgaattttacatatctaaaaagttgatactttgaacaccctaaccacaagaaccaccctaattgaactaatataaaaaattcgGCAAGATAgtgctaagaaagtttgccgaagatactatatatctaaaaccaacggtttaggcgcaaacagttttgtcttatTAAATATAGcgttgggaccatagtgcaatgATGGTGGTGACATGTAATTTTctcctttttttcattttatgaaAACAAGATCTACGTCTCAGTTGTGCTAGCGCGTtgaaccgtgtcaaataaacaaataaaaaaactatgTACTAACGCAATCTTCTGCTACTAACTTTTAGGATAACCAACTACGGTCACCACAGCGCTGTTACCAGACTTCAGCGAGTGTTCAATACAGTTGCCACATGATTCGACTTCCACTGGACTAGAAATACGATTAAGGCGAAGATTGCAGCAGTGTTAGATTCCGATTTGCCTCCAGTCCTGGAGcacgattttttatcaaaaacttaAGCGGTTTTTTATTGCAAAAAGTGAGTGACGGGGAGTTTGTTGTAAGCTTTGATTTCACAGAAAACTACACTTTTCAAATTCAAGATGCGAATCAGTCCACGCAAGAAAGAAAACATCCAAGGAATTCTACATCCATTTGTAGTTTATTATCGCATAGATGAAGAAGTTAGACATTTGAGTTACGTTATAATATCGGAAAAAATTACCCATGGCGCAAAATtctgttaaattattttatgctcaacttgtgtaatatttaaaaaaaatacatttggaTACAGAAATGTGAAGAAATTCTATTTCTTTTCCGATGGAGCTGGATCACAgtataaaaacaaatttaacttgttgaatatataatattataaaaGACTTCGCGATCGAAGCAGAATTGAAAAATTGGATGTGAAGGTCTCATATTCGACTCGTCAATCTGACAACCAACTGCCAGTTAGACGACAAATCCAAACTAACTCAAAAACAACTTTTGAGAATGGCTGAAACAACTGGCTAGTCcagagtgatgtctcggttagccaagGCGTAAGGTACTGACAAGCGTaatacgaaacattcaaatccaacttttctaatgtcgttttcgcttgaggAAGAAACTAACCCAGTTTCGTAGGACGTAgctgctgtcaaaccgtttgtttgaagccagtttcgaacctaggcTATTTGCCACTGAGCTGAAAACCCGGTTGGGTTCtgacctgaaatatatttcgggttcgctcacaccaccgtTGTTTGGCGGGAACCTAactcagtttcattaaaaacgtttgcttgaagcaactaacctgtgttagggccgatttcttcaccctcgcttagcgcttaagccaggtttaaatgCACTGgcgaacctggtttaaaagttaagcgagggtgaagaaatggGCACTTAGTTTCTAAATTCTCAAATGAAAACGACATAAGTTAGATGTCGTACTCTCTTGCGCAAATTGgtttttccaactttttacCCTTCAACTTTTTTTAAGTGTTTATATCATAGAGTCACTTAAACACTACAATTCTACGGTGCTAACAGAAAAGGATTCTACATGTGTTTCACTTGGgttcaggcattgcatttatcgctcatgcGAGTAAATGGGTCCGGATAAATTGCTACTGTGACAATAAAAacacacattttcacacgaaaagttattggcactcacacaacttctccggataaagacaacgtgttatttctccggataaataaaattgccggagaatgagcgaatgagtttatcatggtatcctttttgcgctcgctgccttgctatagctattccaaaacacgaaaaaacaagtctgtcGCATTtatttgccgcttttctttgaaattaagtgaatattttgacgctttcattgatttccacgaaattaaaatattatcaccttctccggtgagaaggaaaaaatcaaaaaaaaactttatccggaaaatttattctcacgctatttgtggagacggagaattttgcgtttcatcttatctcggaaaagttggacgtcagataagcctcttctcgcgtgagtgagagagaattacaatgcctgcttgGATTATATATTACTTTTTGCACTTAGACAAAAATAACTTGACACTCCtcaataacaataaaaagaCCAAATACCGCCGAATTATCCTGTCAAGTATTCCAATTCAATACATCAACTCAATCTACTACGTTCAGTACATTGGCACAATCGTAATCGTTATTACTATACAgcaattccttgaaaaaaagttatacgtTCGCTCAGAATTCTGCAATATATGGTATATTTGGTTCCTTACCAAAAAATATTAGATgcgtattttttatttagtcATTAGGGTGTCACTTTCCACGTTAGACTGGTTCAAAAAATCGTGATCTtttaaaagttgattttttttaaattcgtaacCTTTGAATTGCTGCACTGATTTTCATCAGTTATAGGTCCAATGAAAGGTATTtgagtgtagtttcaagaaaaaatagtaaactttgaaaaatattgggttttgtatgaataaattACGTATAAAttgttttttcttgattttcactACGAAGGTCCTTAACTTCTCcgtacttttatatttttatttgatcgatcattcaattctacacatcatctccaaacatatttttgagTCAGATCAGAAGGTGtcggagatataattttttgaaaataaaaatctatGTGTACGCCCCACATGCTTGGAAACAATGAAACCGCATGGTAGTTCACTAAACACCTCCAACGAGTCACAGCAGCTgtgaataaaaaaatctatgATCTACTTACAAGCTGGATGCAACATTCGCTTCAACCTGGGGGCTGTCTATTACCCAAGTAGAAAAAATTCAGACATTGCAGATCCTGCCCTCTCCtcgcgttcaaaatatttttaccgagCGTCCACTTTGGCTAGGCTATAGCTCCCAGCTAGCTTCCGACAAATCATGCCGTCATCAATATTGAGTGTTGTAGAAATTTTATCTTAGCTAAAACCACCCATATCAATGGGAGTGTTGCTCGGATTTGAAAAAAAGAGAATTTTTAcctgtattttttgtttatttcgatATCTTTTGTCGCAAGCAAGGTGTAGAAACAGGTAAATTTTGCTTTTGCTggtactacatcactagctcgTAGGTTCGAATATATTACATAAAACAAGGAATGTTTTGAAAGAAATTATCAGTTACAAAACAGAGTTTCCTGCAACAATTAGCAAATAAatattaaccaaaaaataaatgcattaaagtttaaatcgcctttaattatttaaattgtttgaagtgtcccaacctatacaaCACTTTTTTTGCCATTTTGCCGTCATATAGAAAATTGATCCTGAGTCTTATTTAAAATTGCAAGTAAACATCTTCCATTCGCAGACATTAAGCCAGATAATATATCTACAAAATAGTGTACTACAAGctaaaaaatattgtcatgGAAACAAGATAGCAGCCTCTAAACAAACCCGTCCCAACCTAGACTACAATCCcttactgatacacaaccatactctgctaggccccatgcaaaactgactcagacatcacttcactaaaagtttaataac encodes:
- the LOC131680669 gene encoding uncharacterized protein LOC131680669: MSSGSSSATCQTKPDTSVIDCSENSIDSFVCTGTGFYPDPSSCGVYHYCEGEGAISDDYDCPEGYKYSSKVNACQRSAAKCVNVNCSNNGTSVFTVYPADKSYYAFCQYDYGTIPPTFQKAFILSCGKGSTFNPSTEKCEFKCTRQGLFANTANPQRYFQCFVLGGRYVYKEQVCKTDRIFDDKLKRCVEGPSISVTSIPPTTTTTVQSTSTVTKTSTNTVTATLTATLTTTEIAIDTVTSTITPTLTESASSTVTITNTPTQTQSATSTVTVTEIETSTESETSTATETLTRTESATITSTITETPTTTLTDATTSTIYETPTTTIIDTSTVTITGTSTSTVHEIFETTTTTTPRPSLKLQQQR